From Pigmentibacter ruber, a single genomic window includes:
- a CDS encoding serine hydroxymethyltransferase, producing MNQFLSLERAELINSDPEIAKLFGKESQRLNDGLELIASENVASPAVLAALSSVLSNKYAEGYPGRRYYGGCEFNDEVEQIAIDRIKKIYGAEHANVQPHSGAQANQAVFLAVLKPGDTFLGMNLSHGGHLTHGSPVNISGMYYKAEAYGVDENGYINYEDVAKKAHECKPKLIIAGASAYPRAIDFAKFKKIADEVGALFMVDMAHIAGLVAGGQHQSPIPFADFVTTTTHKTLRGPRGGVILCKESFAKAIDKAIFPGLQGGPLMHVIGAKAVAFGEALNPAFKLYAEQIVVNARVLADTLLENGVELVSGGTDNHLILINLKNSPLSGKDAEERLAKIDLTVNKNSVPNDPRKPMVTSGIRIGTPAVTTRGLVAEDMRILGTAIAYALKNDDSLLDKAKEMVTGLCKKYPLYSDSLQHKGYVSPHLG from the coding sequence ATGAATCAATTTCTCTCTTTAGAACGAGCTGAACTAATAAACTCTGATCCAGAAATTGCAAAACTTTTTGGAAAAGAGAGTCAACGTTTGAATGATGGTTTGGAACTTATAGCATCAGAAAATGTTGCCAGTCCAGCCGTTTTAGCTGCGTTGAGTAGCGTTTTGTCTAACAAATATGCAGAAGGTTATCCTGGAAGAAGATATTATGGTGGTTGTGAATTTAATGATGAAGTTGAACAAATTGCCATTGATAGAATCAAAAAAATCTATGGAGCTGAGCATGCTAATGTTCAACCGCATAGTGGAGCACAAGCAAACCAAGCAGTTTTTTTAGCAGTGTTAAAGCCGGGTGACACATTCTTAGGAATGAATTTATCTCATGGTGGACATTTAACTCACGGATCTCCAGTAAATATTTCTGGTATGTATTATAAAGCAGAAGCATATGGGGTAGATGAGAACGGGTATATTAACTATGAAGACGTAGCTAAAAAAGCGCATGAATGTAAACCGAAATTAATAATAGCTGGTGCGAGTGCTTATCCTAGAGCAATTGATTTTGCGAAGTTTAAAAAAATTGCTGACGAAGTTGGCGCATTATTTATGGTAGATATGGCACATATTGCTGGATTAGTGGCAGGGGGACAACACCAAAGTCCTATTCCTTTTGCTGATTTTGTAACGACAACAACACATAAAACCTTACGTGGACCAAGAGGCGGAGTTATACTTTGTAAAGAATCTTTTGCAAAAGCAATTGATAAGGCTATTTTCCCAGGGTTGCAGGGTGGTCCTCTAATGCATGTAATAGGTGCAAAAGCAGTAGCGTTTGGAGAAGCTTTAAATCCTGCATTTAAATTATATGCTGAACAAATTGTTGTAAATGCAAGAGTTCTTGCTGATACACTACTTGAAAATGGGGTCGAACTTGTTTCTGGTGGTACAGATAACCATTTAATACTTATTAATTTAAAAAATTCTCCACTGAGTGGAAAAGATGCTGAAGAGAGACTTGCAAAAATTGATTTAACGGTAAATAAAAATAGTGTACCCAATGATCCTCGCAAACCTATGGTTACTAGCGGTATTCGAATTGGAACACCTGCTGTTACTACAAGAGGGTTAGTTGCAGAAGATATGAGAATATTAGGAACAGCAATTGCTTACGCTTTAAAAAATGATGATTCATTATTAGATAAAGCAAAAGAAATGGTTACTGGCCTATGTAAAAAGTATCCTCTTTACAGTGATTCTCTTCAACATAAGGGTTATGTTTCTCCTCATTTAGGATAA
- a CDS encoding glycerate kinase has product MKIVLAFDKFKGTFTARQVCELVADGIRNRNPKIEIIQRPMADGGEGSAALIAGHIGMESLRIEVSDLLGRQTEANIYWQNARRLAVLESAEVLGNSKSLATEEVLLESNTWGFGRLLQKTFPLRPLEVWLCIGGTLTADAGWGIASAFGLSAYDEQGNRLRPCISNMSKIRSFKKEELPEYVKKCRIHALCDVNAPAKGPGVTLSSFLKQKGARDSSIPYIEKQIYHFWNVLKHDCPHIPKLEDAFTGAGGGICIGMSAVFPNLKIEMGSKKIAKAIALAPSFSGSDLIVCGEGSLDDLTLYGKAVSTVSQLALKNDHKLIGIFGNVTKNKLELKSKLGLAEIITIVEDGHSGFTANELMKNSKIKLYHIGQEIADKLNYK; this is encoded by the coding sequence ATGAAAATAGTCTTAGCCTTTGATAAATTCAAAGGAACCTTTACGGCTCGCCAAGTTTGTGAATTAGTTGCTGATGGAATTAGAAACCGAAATCCTAAAATAGAAATCATTCAGCGCCCTATGGCTGATGGCGGTGAGGGAAGCGCTGCTTTAATAGCTGGACATATAGGAATGGAATCTCTTAGAATTGAAGTCTCTGATCTTCTCGGAAGACAAACGGAAGCTAACATTTATTGGCAAAATGCAAGACGACTTGCAGTTCTTGAGTCTGCAGAAGTCTTAGGAAATTCTAAATCTCTTGCGACAGAAGAAGTGTTACTTGAATCAAATACATGGGGATTTGGCCGATTATTGCAAAAAACTTTTCCCTTAAGACCTCTAGAAGTTTGGTTATGCATAGGTGGCACTTTGACCGCTGATGCCGGCTGGGGAATAGCTAGTGCATTTGGTTTGTCAGCATATGATGAGCAGGGAAACAGGCTTAGACCTTGTATAAGCAATATGTCCAAAATTCGTTCATTTAAAAAAGAAGAACTTCCTGAATATGTAAAAAAATGTAGAATTCATGCATTATGTGATGTTAATGCCCCTGCTAAAGGACCTGGAGTTACATTAAGCTCATTTTTAAAGCAAAAAGGAGCTAGAGATTCTTCAATTCCTTATATTGAAAAACAAATTTATCACTTTTGGAATGTACTCAAACATGATTGTCCGCATATTCCTAAATTAGAAGATGCTTTTACAGGAGCAGGTGGGGGAATTTGTATAGGAATGTCAGCTGTATTTCCAAATTTAAAAATAGAAATGGGTTCAAAGAAAATAGCGAAAGCAATTGCCCTTGCCCCAAGCTTCTCTGGTTCAGACTTAATTGTTTGTGGTGAAGGCAGTTTGGATGACTTAACTTTATACGGAAAAGCAGTGAGTACAGTTTCTCAACTGGCTTTAAAAAATGATCATAAACTGATTGGTATTTTTGGCAACGTAACAAAAAATAAACTTGAACTTAAATCTAAATTAGGATTGGCAGAAATAATAACTATTGTAGAAGATGGACATAGCGGTTTCACTGCAAATGAATTAATGAAAAATTCTAAGATAAAATTATATCATATAGGCCAAGAAATAGCTGATAAACTGAATTATAAATAA
- a CDS encoding riboflavin synthase: protein MFTGIIRDLGKVEFLFKSENSLKLTISSSLQMSFFAQGASVACNGCCLTVIESYSKNNTSYFTVDVGYQSLALTNLGKLEIGSSLNLEPALLLGDSLGGHHVSGHVDALCKITFFEKYDDEFWKLKINIPQEFSHWVILKGSIAVAGISLTIANINGLPAGDSEIEIMIIPHTYSNTILQEYKADMEIEIEFDQTVKTIASVVKNMLPGYIQARK from the coding sequence ATGTTTACTGGAATTATCCGGGATTTGGGAAAAGTAGAATTTCTTTTTAAAAGTGAAAACTCATTAAAACTAACTATTTCATCTAGTTTGCAGATGTCTTTTTTTGCTCAAGGGGCGAGTGTCGCTTGTAACGGATGTTGTTTAACGGTGATTGAGTCTTATTCAAAAAATAATACAAGTTACTTTACTGTCGATGTTGGATACCAAAGCCTCGCTCTCACAAATTTAGGAAAGTTAGAAATTGGTTCGTCTTTAAATTTGGAGCCAGCCTTGCTTCTTGGTGATTCACTAGGTGGGCATCATGTTTCTGGTCATGTCGATGCTCTTTGTAAGATTACATTCTTTGAAAAATATGATGATGAATTTTGGAAACTTAAAATTAATATTCCACAAGAATTTTCGCATTGGGTGATTTTAAAAGGCAGTATTGCTGTGGCTGGAATTAGTCTGACCATTGCAAATATAAATGGCTTACCTGCTGGAGATTCTGAAATAGAAATAATGATTATTCCTCATACATATAGCAACACTATTTTGCAAGAATATAAGGCAGATATGGAGATAGAAATTGAATTTGATCAAACTGTTAAGACTATTGCTTCTGTTGTGAAAAATATGTTACCAGGTTATATTCAAGCACGTAAATAA
- the nrdR gene encoding transcriptional regulator NrdR, with protein sequence MKCLQCQNPESKVLESRESRDGRTVRRRRECVSCGYRFTTFERSEEQPLYVIKRDGTRELFNREKLLKSMSIACQKRSVSSKSLDVISDWVESTCHSFEEREVTSYKIGELVLEALLKLDPVAYVRFASVYRAFSSPEDFVCELKMLTEKAQNKNNFKIDLEKEN encoded by the coding sequence ATGAAGTGTCTTCAGTGCCAAAATCCTGAAAGCAAAGTTTTAGAAAGCAGAGAAAGTCGGGATGGAAGAACGGTAAGAAGACGAAGAGAATGCGTCTCTTGTGGATATCGTTTCACTACATTTGAACGTTCTGAAGAACAGCCTTTGTATGTTATAAAAAGAGATGGAACAAGGGAGCTTTTTAATCGCGAAAAGCTTCTAAAGAGTATGAGCATTGCTTGTCAAAAGCGTTCTGTTAGTTCAAAAAGTTTAGATGTTATCTCTGATTGGGTAGAGAGCACATGCCATTCATTTGAAGAAAGAGAAGTGACTTCATACAAAATAGGTGAGCTTGTTTTAGAAGCTTTGTTAAAACTGGATCCTGTTGCTTACGTAAGATTCGCCTCGGTATATCGAGCATTTTCCAGTCCAGAGGACTTTGTTTGCGAATTAAAAATGTTAACTGAAAAAGCACAAAATAAGAATAATTTTAAAATTGATCTTGAAAAAGAAAATTGA
- the acpP gene encoding acyl carrier protein — protein MDTQLDAKQMEMKLIKIVAEKLNIEEKNITTASRFQEDLGADSLDIVELLMEIEEVFGVNISDEESERLKTVGDAVKFIVAKL, from the coding sequence ATGGATACGCAGCTTGATGCAAAGCAAATGGAAATGAAGTTAATTAAGATCGTAGCAGAAAAGTTGAATATAGAGGAAAAAAATATAACTACAGCTTCTCGCTTTCAAGAAGATCTTGGTGCTGACTCCCTAGACATCGTTGAGCTTCTTATGGAAATTGAAGAAGTGTTTGGTGTAAATATTTCTGATGAAGAATCCGAGCGCCTAAAAACTGTTGGCGATGCTGTGAAATTTATCGTGGCAAAGCTATAA
- the rpiB gene encoding ribose 5-phosphate isomerase B: protein MKIAIAADHAGRELKSYVIDFLTLTNHQVLDYGVAADSSASVDYPDYADIVASEVSSGRCDRGILICGTGIGMCITANKFPGVRAAVVNDEFTARMSRAHNDSNVMCLGSRIVNYQRAIDFVKIWLATECEEGRHRSRISKVSAIEKRLSQ, encoded by the coding sequence ATGAAAATAGCTATTGCGGCAGATCATGCTGGTAGAGAACTTAAAAGTTATGTAATTGATTTCTTGACTCTCACTAATCATCAAGTTCTTGATTATGGAGTAGCTGCAGATTCTTCTGCTTCTGTTGATTATCCAGATTATGCGGATATTGTGGCTTCTGAAGTTTCAAGTGGTCGATGCGATCGTGGAATTTTAATCTGTGGTACCGGCATTGGAATGTGTATTACGGCAAATAAATTTCCAGGTGTGAGAGCGGCTGTTGTCAATGATGAGTTTACAGCACGTATGAGTAGAGCACATAATGATTCTAATGTTATGTGTTTAGGATCCAGAATAGTAAATTATCAAAGAGCAATCGACTTTGTTAAAATTTGGCTGGCAACAGAATGTGAAGAAGGTCGCCATAGAAGTCGTATCAGTAAAGTAAGTGCAATAGAAAAGAGGCTATCTCAATGA